Below is a genomic region from Ancylomarina subtilis.
CACTTTAAGTTCCGCACCAAAAGCAGGCATATGATTCTCTCTGTACTCCCCTTTAACAAAAGCATTCAAAACCAGGTTTCCTGACGTTTCCAAACCTTTAACGTCTTTCATAAAAGCTTCAGGAACCATAGATAATAAGGATTTGAAATCCGTCTTTTTGGCATCCAGTTTTAAATCCATTTTATAAGCATCTTCGAGCATTGCAAAATTACCCGTCATGCCAAATTCCAAATCGTTTAGAGTCAGTTTGTTTTCCTTGAAATTAAAAATCATATTCTCTAAATCAGCACCTAAAACAGCCTCTAAGCCCAGTGTTGCCTCATTCAGGTATTTGATCCCTTCAAGATCGAAAGTGATTCCAGTTGCCTTAGAATTAAGATTCAAGTTGGTTTCTTTAGCTGAGAAATCACCGTTCAGATTTAAGTTTAAATCATCAAGTAGTAGATTTGCTTTTAGTGTGGCATCGTGATATTCTAAAGCGAAATTTTCTACACGTACTTCTTCGAATATAATTTTGAAGTCAGAAGCTTCGGTGCTTTTTTCTTCTACGACGACTTCTTTGCTTTCAGCTTTAGAAATATCCCAGTTGGCTTTACCTGATTCATGAACTAAAGCATTTACCTTTGTTTGGGCTAATACGATGGCGCCAACATTAAGTTGTTTGCCTGAAATGGCAGAACCCAAATCAACTGCCGTATATAAACTACCCACATAGGCTAAGGTGTCATTTTCAAATTCACCCTTACCAACGACAGAAATGCCTTGTATTTCAACGAATAATTTGGGGAAACTTTTAAACATAGATAAGCTAACATCTGCAATCTCAATTTTTGCATCTACAGCTTTATCCATTTCTACTTTCACACGATCCAGAATCTGATCTTTGAAAAGGTAGGGGAGTAGAGCCAATAGTAGTATCAGAACTAGAATTATTCCTCCAAAGATTTTTAAGAATTTCTTCATTTCAGTAATTTTATATTTACAAAGTTGATTTAACAAAAGGGGAAAATGTTTCAAATACTAAAATTAGGCTTTTTTAGCTTTAGAACAATTTACCTGCTCATGTTTTAATGAAATTTAAGCATAAAAGCCTTCAAATTAAAAGTCTTTAAAATTTTTTCGTTTTGTATACGGTTTAGATTCAGCTTCGTATAATAGATAAAGGGGTTTGTGCGTTTTTTTACAGTAAAAATGCTTGCAGCATTAGAAAAAAAAGCCTTATATTTGCATCGCAATTAAGAAAAGGACGTGTAGCATAACTGGATAGTGCACCTCGTTACGGCCGAGGAGGTTGGGGGTTCGAATCCCTCCATGTTCACAGAAAGGGCTTATACAGATAACGATTTGTATAATTGAAATCAGAAGAAAATCCGTAATTCTGATTGAAAAATAATATAATGGACGTGTAGCATAACTGGATAGTGCACCTCGTTACGGCCGAGGAGGTTGGGGGTTCGAATCCCTCCATGTTCACTTAATGATGATTGAATTTCCCACCAAGTAGGAGGGATGAGAACCCAAAGGGGTTCGTAATAGATTCATGACGAACGTAGTGAGGAATTATCCCACCATGTTCACAATTTGAAAAACATACTGGACGCGTAGCATAACTGGATAGTGCACCTCGTTACGGCCGAGGAGGTTGGGGGTTCGAATCCCTCCGTGTTCACAGAAAACTCACTAGGAAACTAGTGAGTTTTTTTTGTTTTTTATTGGTCAGTTTCATTATGATTACACGAAACGATATTTTTAATTTTAAAGGGTCTTTTTTGTTGAGCTTCGTAATAAGTTCGCATTTGTATTTCAGAAATGATACCAATGGTAATGAGTTGAATGCCACCAACGACTAATAATAGTCCCAATATTAATATGGGTTTTCCCCAGATATCTTCTCCCATCAACTTTAGAACGAGGAGGTAAAGATTAATAATGGCTCCCACTGAGAAGATTAGAATGCCGGTACCCCCAAAAATATGCATAGGTTTTTGCATGTATCGGGTTAAGAATACCATAAAAATAAGATCGCTTAAGACTTTGAATGTTCTGAATATATTGTACTTGGATTTACCAAATTTTCGGGCATGATGTTTTACAGGCATTTGCGTAATACTTGCGCCATTAAAACTTGCAAGAATTGGTATAAACCGGTGTAATTCGCCGTAAAGGCCTAAATCTTTTGCAATTTCATTTTTATAAAGCTTAAGCGTACAACCATAGTCTTTGATGTTTACCTGTGTGAGTAAGCGAATGAGATAATTGGCAATCTTGCTGGGAATCAATCGTAAGAATAAACCATCCTTTCGTCTATTTCGGATCCCTGCCACAAGATCCCAATCATCTGCTTCTGCTAATTGTAACATTTGGGGTATATCTGAAGGGTCATTTTGTAAATCGCCATCCAATGTGACAATGTATTTTCCGGTGGCGACGGAGATTCCTGCTGCTAATGCTGAGCTTTGTCCATAGTTCTTTCTAAGTTGAACCATTGTAAAGCGTTCGTCG
It encodes:
- a CDS encoding glycosyltransferase family 2 protein, with the protein product MKKLSLVICVYNEELNIKPLSEKIIEALNGYPFDVIFVDDGSTDSTRHKILQINDERFTMVQLRKNYGQSSALAAGISVATGKYIVTLDGDLQNDPSDIPQMLQLAEADDWDLVAGIRNRRKDGLFLRLIPSKIANYLIRLLTQVNIKDYGCTLKLYKNEIAKDLGLYGELHRFIPILASFNGASITQMPVKHHARKFGKSKYNIFRTFKVLSDLIFMVFLTRYMQKPMHIFGGTGILIFSVGAIINLYLLVLKLMGEDIWGKPILILGLLLVVGGIQLITIGIISEIQMRTYYEAQQKRPFKIKNIVSCNHNETDQ